The window AAAAGCAGAAGTACTCCAAAAAATGACAACCGACAGGCAGAACATAACAGCAGGGATTTTTTTTACTGATAACATACTATTTTCCTTTCTTTTCTATAAATTTACCTTCTTCTTTTCGCTCTTATAATTACCGTCTAAGAGCGCTGCAAAATACTTCCACCGCTCTTCTATACGAAGTTCATTCGGGATGGGTTAGCAGGGCGTTAAAGTTTTATAATCTGTTTAAAAAGTCATAACCCCTTTGTACTTGCAGTGGAAAAACTTCAGGATTTATAGTATTTATTCATTGTTTTAATAATAATTTCAGTTTCCAATAAAAATTTGAGGAGAAAAAATGAAACAGGTGTTTAAACTGTACTCATGGTTCATTGTTTTATCGATTATTTCGTTTGCCGCAGGAACGTTATGTGCTTCTGAACTCGACGCATTCAAGGGTGAAACAGGGGTGTTGCGCATTGCAGGCGGCACAGCCCATATTCCAGTCATGAAAGAAGCGGCCAAAAGGATCATGGAGAGTAATCCTGGTATCCAGATTACCATTGCAGGCGGCGGGTCCGGTGCCGGAATCAAGCAGGTGGGAGAGGGCCTTGTGGACATTGGCAACTCCGGTCGTAAGCCCACGGATGAAGAAGTTTCAAAATATAATCTGAGCATGTACAAATGGGCCATTGACGGCGTGGGAACGGTGGTTCATCCGTCAAATCCTGTGAAGGCGCTATCCGGCAGGCAGCTTATGGATATCTATGCCGGAAAAATTACAAACTGGAAGGAACTTGGCGGTGAAGACCGGACCATCAATATTTATACAAGGGACAAATCTTCCGGCACCCGGGAAGTATTCTGGAAAAAAGCCCTGGCCAAGGGAGATATTTCCCAGAAAGCTAATTTTGTGGCTTCCAACGGTGCCATGAAGGCGGCAGTTACCAACGATCCCTATGCCATTGGGTATGTCTCCGTGGGCTATATGGATGAAACGGTTGCTCCCATTGCCCTGGACGGGGTTATTCCCACCCTGAAGACGGTTCAGTCCGGCGAATACAAAGTGGCCAGAGGCCTTTTCAGCAATACCAAAGGCG is drawn from uncultured Desulfobacter sp. and contains these coding sequences:
- a CDS encoding phosphate ABC transporter substrate-binding protein, producing the protein MKQVFKLYSWFIVLSIISFAAGTLCASELDAFKGETGVLRIAGGTAHIPVMKEAAKRIMESNPGIQITIAGGGSGAGIKQVGEGLVDIGNSGRKPTDEEVSKYNLSMYKWAIDGVGTVVHPSNPVKALSGRQLMDIYAGKITNWKELGGEDRTINIYTRDKSSGTREVFWKKALAKGDISQKANFVASNGAMKAAVTNDPYAIGYVSVGYMDETVAPIALDGVIPTLKTVQSGEYKVARGLFSNTKGEYTGLAKKLITYLLSPEGQKIVSEQGFIPVN